The following DNA comes from Candidatus Nitrosotalea okcheonensis.
CAGCTGTTTTTGCCATATCTTCCATAATTACACTCTTGCTACTAGTTCAGCTTGGTACGGTTGGATTTACAAAAACATTGACAAAAATTCCAGAAAAGTATAACGATTCAATAGTTGGCTTTGTCATTGCAGCCATAGGAATTTACATTCTGGTTTCCTCATAGGTTGGATAAACCATCCGATTAGATAAATATCGCCCAGATAAGAAACATTGTAACGTGACTCACCACAAACTTCCCGAGGTAAAGAAGAGACTGGCAAGAATAGAAGGCCATGTTAAAGGCATTAGTAAAATGATTGACGGTGGAAAGGGTTATCCGGAGATTGTTCAGCAAATAACAGCTGTCAGAGCTGCTTTAGATAGCACAATGG
Coding sequences within:
- a CDS encoding metal-sensitive transcriptional regulator; this encodes MTHHKLPEVKKRLARIEGHVKGISKMIDGGKGYPEIVQQITAVRAALDSTMEIIIQDLVDHVNLNTNTKGKKAASDLKDTVSKIL